One stretch of Halapricum desulfuricans DNA includes these proteins:
- a CDS encoding helix-hairpin-helix domain-containing protein, giving the protein MGLSDLFDRIKAALGLGGPRGQQSERRPPRTGDEPATDSPSEETTVTVEREPSTESEDAVKGTDTTGEAVEEADSSTTENTEAVEKGESESDERPSEQEPDEDGESGDRAGETELDQKPGAERGEAESSRETEPDEKTETAESSGETESDEPDAGEDLGTDEPTDVIKGIGSTYADRLADAGVETVADLAARDADALAEETGISEKRLQTWIERAKHR; this is encoded by the coding sequence ATGGGATTGTCGGACCTATTCGATCGGATCAAGGCGGCACTCGGGCTCGGTGGGCCCCGAGGCCAGCAGTCGGAACGGCGACCACCCCGGACGGGAGACGAACCGGCCACTGATTCTCCGTCCGAAGAGACGACAGTCACGGTCGAACGCGAACCCTCGACGGAGTCCGAAGACGCCGTCAAGGGCACTGACACGACGGGCGAGGCTGTCGAGGAAGCCGATTCCTCGACGACCGAAAACACCGAAGCAGTCGAGAAGGGCGAATCGGAGAGCGACGAACGGCCGAGTGAGCAAGAGCCTGACGAAGACGGAGAGTCAGGCGACCGGGCTGGCGAGACGGAGCTCGATCAAAAACCGGGTGCAGAGCGCGGTGAGGCAGAATCGAGCAGGGAGACAGAACCCGACGAAAAGACAGAAACGGCAGAATCGAGCGGAGAGACCGAATCCGACGAACCCGATGCGGGCGAGGACCTCGGCACGGACGAACCGACCGACGTGATCAAGGGGATCGGATCGACCTACGCCGATCGGCTCGCTGACGCCGGCGTGGAGACGGTCGCGGACCTGGCGGCTCGCGACGCCGATGCGCTCGCCGAGGAGACCGGGATCTCCGAGAAGCGCCTGCAGACCTGGATCGAGCGCGCGAAACACCGCTGA
- a CDS encoding shikimate dehydrogenase, with protein sequence MDVYGLIGNPVEHSLSPPMHEAAYDELEIEARYVTFEPEAAIPAIEAAETLGVAGLNVTIPFKQDVLEAVEPDDLAARIGAVNTVAFTDTGPVGYNTDAVGAVRALEAHGVALDGEAVVVGAGGAGRAVAFGLADAGASVRIANRTVERAHELAEAVPGASGHGLDELPALLAEADVLVNATSVGMEEDRSPVPAEALHEGLAVLDAVYTPIETRLLGDATAAGATTVDGAWMLLYQGVEAFERWTGRDAPVEAMNAALRARL encoded by the coding sequence ATGGACGTGTACGGATTGATCGGGAACCCGGTCGAGCACTCGCTGTCGCCGCCGATGCACGAGGCGGCCTACGACGAGCTCGAGATCGAGGCCAGATACGTCACCTTCGAGCCGGAGGCGGCGATCCCGGCGATCGAGGCCGCCGAGACGCTGGGTGTCGCCGGACTGAACGTGACGATCCCGTTCAAACAGGACGTACTGGAGGCCGTCGAACCGGACGACCTCGCGGCGCGGATCGGCGCGGTCAACACCGTCGCGTTCACCGATACCGGGCCGGTCGGATACAACACCGACGCCGTGGGCGCGGTGCGAGCGCTGGAAGCACACGGCGTGGCTCTCGACGGCGAGGCGGTCGTCGTCGGGGCCGGCGGCGCGGGTCGTGCCGTGGCGTTCGGACTGGCTGACGCCGGAGCGAGCGTCCGGATCGCGAACCGGACCGTCGAACGCGCACACGAACTGGCCGAGGCTGTCCCCGGGGCGAGCGGTCACGGTCTCGACGAACTCCCGGCGCTGCTCGCCGAGGCGGACGTGCTGGTCAACGCCACGAGCGTCGGTATGGAGGAGGATCGCTCGCCGGTCCCGGCCGAAGCGCTCCACGAGGGGCTTGCCGTCCTCGATGCGGTGTACACGCCGATCGAGACGCGACTGCTCGGCGACGCGACGGCCGCCGGTGCGACGACCGTCGACGGCGCATGGATGCTGCTGTATCAGGGCGTCGAGGCCTTCGAGCGCTGGACCGGACGGGACGCGCCGGTCGAGGCGATGAACGCGGCGCTTCGCGCCCGGCTTTAA
- a CDS encoding 4-phosphopantoate--beta-alanine ligase yields the protein MADEFDVPESHPRYESLLTRHRIEEGVEKGITSKQGLIAEGRGEAFDYLLGERTSESADEAERVAAASLLLADHPVLSVNGNVAALVPGEIVELAEATGADIEVNLFNRTEERMEAIADHLREHGADEVKGLKADGRIPGLDHERAKVDADGIESADVVLVPLEDGDRAEALGAMGKTEIVIDLNPLSRSAQAAAVPVVDNILRAVPNITAHADALSEQSDATLETLVEEFDPDAALAAAEDTIRHGDLA from the coding sequence ATGGCCGACGAATTCGACGTCCCCGAGAGTCACCCGCGCTACGAGTCGTTGCTCACTCGTCACCGGATCGAGGAAGGGGTCGAGAAGGGGATCACGAGCAAACAGGGACTGATCGCCGAGGGGCGGGGAGAGGCCTTCGATTACCTGCTCGGCGAACGGACGAGCGAGAGCGCCGACGAGGCCGAACGGGTCGCCGCCGCATCCCTGCTTTTGGCCGACCACCCCGTCCTCTCGGTCAACGGCAACGTCGCGGCGCTCGTCCCCGGAGAGATCGTCGAGTTGGCCGAGGCGACCGGTGCCGACATCGAGGTGAACCTCTTCAACCGGACCGAAGAACGGATGGAAGCCATCGCCGACCACCTGCGCGAGCACGGCGCGGACGAGGTCAAGGGGCTGAAAGCCGACGGTCGGATCCCCGGACTGGACCACGAGCGCGCGAAAGTCGACGCCGACGGGATCGAGAGCGCCGACGTCGTGCTCGTCCCGCTGGAAGACGGCGATCGGGCTGAAGCGCTCGGTGCGATGGGCAAGACAGAGATCGTGATCGACCTGAATCCCCTGTCGCGGTCCGCACAGGCAGCCGCCGTGCCGGTCGTCGACAACATCTTGCGGGCCGTTCCGAATATCACTGCCCACGCCGATGCATTGTCCGAACAGTCGGACGCGACGCTCGAGACGCTCGTCGAAGAGTTCGATCCCGACGCGGCGCTGGCGGCGGCCGAGGACACGATCCGTCACGGAGACCTCGCGTGA
- the trpD gene encoding anthranilate phosphoribosyltransferase, which produces MKEHIERVTDGEDLTVEEARAAAQAVFEDATEAQIGALLSALRSKGETEAEIAGFAQGMREAARTIEPDRSPLVDTCGTGGDDYDTINVSTTAAIVAAGAGVPIAKHGNYSVSSSSGSSDVLEAVGVTLESDPDSVREHVESLGIGYMHAPEFHPAMKAVIGPRKELGVETIFNVLGPLTNPAGADAQVLGVYDDELVPLIADALARMPVERALVVHGSGMDEITVHDETTVAEVEGSDVEQYTIAPEDVGLDRHDISAVAGGTPEENAADLEGIVEGSVNSAKQDIVLANAGAAAYVAGQATSPADGVELARQAIESGAAAEKLDELREASA; this is translated from the coding sequence ATGAAGGAACACATCGAGCGCGTCACAGACGGGGAGGACCTCACTGTCGAGGAGGCACGGGCGGCCGCACAGGCCGTTTTCGAGGACGCAACGGAAGCCCAGATCGGAGCACTGCTCTCGGCGTTGCGGTCGAAAGGAGAGACGGAGGCCGAGATCGCGGGCTTCGCGCAGGGGATGCGCGAGGCCGCGCGCACGATCGAACCCGACCGGTCGCCGCTGGTCGACACTTGCGGCACCGGCGGGGACGATTACGACACGATCAACGTCTCGACGACGGCCGCCATCGTCGCGGCCGGCGCGGGCGTGCCGATCGCCAAGCACGGCAACTACTCCGTCTCGTCGTCGTCGGGCAGTTCCGACGTGCTCGAGGCGGTCGGCGTCACGCTAGAGAGCGATCCCGACTCGGTCCGCGAGCACGTCGAGTCGCTGGGGATCGGGTACATGCACGCCCCGGAGTTCCACCCCGCGATGAAGGCCGTCATCGGTCCGCGCAAGGAACTGGGCGTCGAGACGATCTTCAACGTGCTCGGACCGCTGACTAATCCCGCCGGTGCGGACGCGCAAGTGCTCGGCGTCTACGACGACGAACTGGTCCCGCTGATCGCCGACGCGCTCGCGCGTATGCCCGTCGAACGCGCGCTGGTCGTCCACGGATCCGGCATGGACGAGATCACCGTCCACGACGAGACGACTGTCGCCGAGGTCGAGGGCAGCGATGTCGAACAGTACACCATCGCGCCCGAGGACGTGGGGCTGGACCGCCACGACATCTCGGCCGTCGCCGGCGGGACGCCCGAGGAGAACGCCGCGGATCTGGAGGGGATCGTCGAGGGGTCGGTCAACAGCGCCAAGCAGGACATCGTGCTGGCCAACGCCGGGGCGGCCGCCTACGTCGCCGGACAGGCGACGTCGCCGGCGGACGGCGTCGAACTCGCCCGTCAGGCCATCGAGTCGGGCGCGGCAGCCGAGAAACTCGACGAACTCCGCGAGGCCAGCGCATGA
- a CDS encoding phosphoribosylanthranilate isomerase, which yields MTRVKVCGFTRGADLEAAIAAGVDAVGLIAGVTVDTPREIDLEVASRLASTVPPFVSSVLVTMSGDAGEARRRIERVRPDAVQLHGLDPADVAALADAPADVIAVVEPTDPELDAYAGAADALLVDSIDAEGGGGTGETHDWERTREIVADLDVPVVLAGGLTPENVATAVETVDPFAVDVASGVEREGGVKDRDAVERFVERATRARVVP from the coding sequence ATGACGCGGGTCAAAGTGTGTGGGTTCACCCGCGGGGCGGATCTGGAGGCGGCGATCGCGGCCGGCGTCGACGCGGTCGGGCTGATCGCCGGCGTCACCGTCGACACGCCCCGGGAGATCGATCTCGAGGTGGCGTCGCGGCTGGCGTCGACCGTCCCTCCGTTCGTTTCGAGCGTGCTGGTCACGATGTCCGGCGACGCCGGCGAGGCGCGGCGACGGATCGAGCGCGTCCGTCCCGACGCCGTCCAGTTGCACGGACTCGACCCCGCAGATGTCGCGGCGCTCGCGGACGCGCCGGCTGACGTGATCGCCGTGGTCGAGCCGACCGATCCGGAACTGGACGCCTATGCCGGGGCGGCCGACGCGCTGCTGGTCGATTCGATCGACGCCGAGGGCGGCGGCGGCACCGGCGAGACGCACGACTGGGAACGCACGCGCGAGATCGTCGCGGATCTGGACGTCCCGGTAGTTCTCGCCGGCGGGCTCACGCCCGAGAACGTCGCGACGGCCGTCGAGACGGTCGATCCCTTCGCCGTGGACGTCGCAAGCGGCGTCGAACGCGAGGGCGGAGTCAAAGACCGCGACGCGGTCGAGCGGTTCGTCGAGCGGGCCACCCGCGCCCGGGTCGTGCCATGA
- the trpE gene encoding anthranilate synthase component I: protein MTADRNPDGVATERVDFDRSREAFVDLASGGRPAVVRLEADLDADVDPLSAYAALTGRTTDREVADYTFLLESAGKVASSDPDGAFAPRPDDRHARYSFVGYDPVGVVTVDAETTVEVFDDRYADFLAPNGGDVLDSLRACLPDAELRGFPEHERQLLEGGLVGFLAYDAVYDLWLDEVGLDRPDSRFPDAQFLLTTKTLVFDHAEDTVSLVATPLFGPDHDAGTRYDELRAEAGRIEGLLADATAVESGGFERQAETAGPEDDYEDAVRQAKESVLDGDIYQGVISRKRELYGDIDPLGLYEALRSINPSPYMYLLDHDDLSVVGASPETLVSVDGDRVMVNPIAGTCPRGTSPVEDRRLAGEMLADEKERAEHTMLVDLGRNDVRRVAEPGSVRVEEFMNVLKYSHVQHIESTVTGALADDADSGRESAARETDGFDAFDAVRATFPAGTLSGAPKIRAMEIIDDLEREPRGLYGGGVGYFSWDGDADFAIVIRSATIEADQSLPDSATPSGTADRITVQAGAGIVADSVPEREYEETENKMRGVLDAIEAIRVEPEEVSP from the coding sequence ATGACCGCGGACCGGAATCCGGACGGCGTCGCAACTGAGCGGGTCGACTTCGATCGCTCGCGCGAGGCGTTCGTGGATCTGGCCTCCGGCGGCCGGCCGGCCGTCGTCCGCCTCGAGGCCGACCTCGACGCAGACGTCGATCCGCTGTCGGCGTACGCCGCTCTGACCGGTCGGACGACCGACCGCGAAGTTGCCGATTACACCTTCTTGCTTGAAAGTGCCGGGAAGGTCGCCTCCAGCGATCCCGACGGCGCGTTCGCGCCGAGGCCCGACGACCGCCACGCCCGCTATTCGTTCGTCGGGTACGACCCCGTCGGCGTCGTCACCGTCGACGCGGAAACGACGGTCGAGGTCTTCGACGACCGCTACGCCGACTTCCTCGCGCCCAACGGCGGGGACGTCCTCGACAGCCTGCGGGCGTGTCTGCCCGACGCCGAACTGCGCGGCTTCCCCGAGCACGAGCGACAGTTGCTCGAGGGCGGGCTCGTCGGCTTTCTGGCCTACGACGCCGTCTACGACCTCTGGCTCGACGAGGTCGGGCTGGACCGGCCGGACTCGCGGTTCCCCGACGCCCAGTTCCTGCTCACGACGAAGACGCTCGTGTTCGATCACGCCGAGGACACCGTCTCGCTGGTCGCCACGCCGCTTTTCGGACCCGACCACGACGCCGGAACGCGCTACGACGAACTCCGGGCCGAAGCCGGTCGGATCGAGGGACTGCTCGCTGACGCTACTGCCGTCGAGTCGGGCGGCTTCGAGCGGCAGGCCGAGACGGCCGGTCCGGAAGACGACTACGAGGACGCTGTCCGACAGGCCAAAGAGTCGGTGCTCGACGGCGATATCTATCAGGGCGTCATCTCCCGCAAGCGCGAGCTGTACGGCGACATCGATCCGCTGGGGCTGTACGAGGCGCTGCGTTCGATCAACCCCTCGCCGTACATGTACCTGCTCGATCACGACGACCTGTCTGTCGTCGGCGCCAGCCCGGAGACGCTCGTCTCGGTCGACGGCGACCGCGTGATGGTCAATCCCATCGCGGGGACGTGTCCGCGCGGGACGAGTCCGGTCGAGGACCGCCGGCTGGCCGGCGAGATGCTCGCAGACGAGAAGGAGCGAGCCGAGCACACGATGCTCGTCGACCTGGGGCGCAACGACGTCCGGCGAGTCGCCGAACCCGGCTCGGTCCGCGTCGAGGAGTTCATGAACGTGCTCAAGTACAGCCACGTTCAGCACATCGAATCGACGGTCACGGGGGCGCTTGCCGACGACGCTGACTCCGGACGTGAATCGGCGGCTCGCGAGACCGACGGGTTCGATGCGTTCGACGCGGTGCGAGCGACGTTCCCGGCGGGGACGCTCTCGGGCGCGCCGAAGATCCGCGCCATGGAGATCATCGACGACCTGGAGCGCGAGCCGCGCGGGCTCTACGGCGGCGGCGTGGGGTATTTCTCCTGGGACGGCGACGCCGACTTCGCGATCGTGATCCGCTCGGCGACGATCGAGGCCGACCAGTCGCTGCCCGACTCCGCGACTCCGTCGGGAACGGCCGATCGAATCACCGTCCAGGCCGGCGCGGGGATCGTCGCGGACTCGGTGCCCGAACGCGAGTACGAGGAGACGGAGAACAAGATGCGGGGCGTGCTCGACGCCATCGAGGCGATCCGGGTCGAACCCGAGGAGGTCTCGCCGTGA
- the trpG gene encoding anthranilate synthase component II — protein sequence MRVLFVDNFDSFTYNLVEYTSEHAETEVLRNTASLEEVRAVDPDAIVVSPGPGHPKNDRDVGVTMDVLRELSPEVPTLGVCLGLEAAVYEYGGSVGRAPEPIHGKAFPIDHDGEGVFAGLEQGFQGGRYHSLIATDVPDAFEVTATTETDDGTELVMGIRHREYPLEAVQFHPESVLTAVGHDLIRNFLDGVVR from the coding sequence CTGCGCGTGCTGTTCGTCGATAACTTCGACTCGTTCACCTACAACCTCGTCGAGTACACCAGCGAGCACGCCGAGACCGAGGTGCTCCGGAACACGGCCTCCCTCGAGGAGGTCCGCGCGGTCGATCCCGACGCGATCGTCGTCTCGCCCGGCCCGGGACACCCGAAAAACGACCGCGACGTGGGCGTGACGATGGACGTGCTGCGCGAACTCAGTCCCGAGGTACCGACGCTGGGCGTCTGTCTGGGGCTGGAGGCGGCCGTCTACGAGTACGGCGGCTCGGTCGGACGCGCGCCCGAGCCGATCCACGGCAAGGCGTTCCCGATCGACCACGACGGCGAGGGCGTGTTCGCGGGCCTCGAACAGGGGTTTCAGGGCGGGCGCTATCACTCGCTGATCGCCACCGACGTCCCCGACGCCTTCGAGGTGACCGCCACGACCGAAACCGACGACGGAACCGAACTCGTCATGGGAATCCGCCACCGTGAGTACCCCCTCGAGGCGGTCCAGTTCCACCCCGAGTCCGTCCTGACTGCCGTCGGTCACGACCTGATCCGCAACTTCCTGGACGGCGTCGTCCGGTAG
- a CDS encoding M24 family metallopeptidase: MDLSKLDARLDDLDADGYLIDADSTDADQYYLSGFDAPDPFLTLYDGSTHLLFVRSLEFGRAKRESRAESVERFTDYGYDDRLEAYDRREAAHRTRAAFLDAYDVEAVAVPPRFPLQTADGLREQGVEVVADAEQTVTAVRASKTDEEIDHVRAAQRANEAAMAAAEDLLGRAAIDGDRLLVDGEVLTSERLKEEIEVTLLRRGCALDETIVACGADAADPHDRGSGPLRPHEPIIIDIFPRDKTTKYHGDMTRTFCVGDPDERVREWYDLTERAYREALAAVEPGATGADVHDAACDVYEDAGLPTLRDDPGTETGFIHSTGHGVGLDVHELPSVGPDGGKLEPGHVITIEPGLYDPAVGGVRIEDLVVVTDDGYENLTDYPVSLAVE; encoded by the coding sequence ATGGACCTCTCGAAACTGGACGCGCGACTCGACGACCTCGACGCCGACGGCTACCTCATCGACGCGGACTCGACCGACGCCGACCAGTACTACCTCTCGGGCTTCGACGCGCCCGACCCGTTTCTCACGTTGTACGACGGTTCGACGCACCTGCTTTTCGTCCGGAGTCTGGAGTTCGGCCGCGCGAAACGCGAGAGCCGCGCCGAAAGCGTCGAGCGCTTCACCGACTACGGCTACGACGACCGCCTCGAGGCCTACGACCGCCGGGAAGCGGCTCACCGGACGCGCGCCGCGTTCCTCGACGCCTACGACGTCGAGGCCGTCGCCGTCCCGCCGCGCTTTCCCCTCCAGACGGCCGACGGCCTCCGCGAGCAGGGAGTCGAGGTCGTCGCCGACGCCGAGCAGACGGTCACCGCCGTCCGCGCCAGCAAGACCGACGAGGAGATCGACCACGTCCGGGCGGCACAGCGCGCCAACGAGGCCGCGATGGCGGCCGCCGAGGACCTCCTCGGGCGGGCAGCGATCGACGGCGATCGACTGCTCGTCGACGGCGAGGTCCTGACCAGCGAGCGACTCAAAGAGGAGATCGAGGTGACGCTGCTGCGCCGCGGCTGTGCGCTCGACGAGACGATCGTCGCCTGCGGGGCCGACGCGGCCGATCCGCACGACCGGGGTAGCGGGCCGCTCCGACCGCACGAACCGATCATTATCGACATCTTTCCCCGGGACAAGACCACGAAGTACCACGGCGACATGACCCGGACGTTCTGCGTGGGCGACCCCGACGAACGGGTCCGGGAGTGGTACGACCTGACCGAGCGGGCCTACCGCGAGGCGCTGGCGGCGGTCGAGCCGGGCGCGACGGGCGCGGACGTCCACGACGCCGCCTGTGACGTCTACGAGGACGCCGGCCTGCCGACGTTGCGAGACGACCCCGGCACGGAAACCGGATTCATCCACAGCACGGGCCACGGGGTCGGGCTGGACGTCCACGAACTGCCCTCCGTCGGCCCCGACGGCGGCAAGCTCGAACCCGGTCACGTCATCACGATCGAACCCGGTCTCTACGACCCGGCGGTCGGCGGCGTCCGGATCGAGGACCTGGTCGTCGTCACCGACGACGGCTACGAGAACCTGACCGACTACCCGGTGTCGCTGGCCGTCGAATAG
- a CDS encoding TetR/AcrR family transcriptional regulator, whose product MSAGNPFPEDAEDTRTAIMRATFDALVEYGYAGLTIDRIDEFFPKSKSLLYHHYDGKDDLLVDFLSRMIDDHETEMGREASGDARKRLDRWLDAIAAPDLAERDRGFVRALVELRAQAAHDERYREHFTRSDRFFRGVLAEIIADGIEEGVFREVDPEQVAATIHTIAGGIMTERATSDDPPVAAVRAELDAYVEARLLAE is encoded by the coding sequence ATGTCGGCCGGAAACCCGTTCCCCGAAGACGCCGAGGACACCCGGACTGCGATCATGCGGGCGACGTTCGACGCGCTCGTCGAGTACGGTTACGCCGGGCTGACGATCGACCGGATCGACGAGTTCTTCCCCAAGAGCAAGTCGCTGCTGTATCACCACTACGACGGGAAAGACGACCTGCTCGTGGACTTCCTCTCCCGGATGATCGATGACCACGAGACCGAGATGGGCCGCGAGGCGTCCGGCGACGCCCGCAAACGGCTCGATCGGTGGCTCGACGCGATCGCCGCGCCCGACCTCGCCGAGCGAGACCGGGGATTCGTCCGCGCGCTGGTCGAACTCCGCGCGCAGGCCGCCCACGACGAGCGCTACCGCGAGCACTTCACGAGAAGCGATCGCTTCTTCCGGGGAGTGCTCGCCGAGATCATCGCCGACGGCATCGAGGAAGGGGTCTTCCGGGAGGTCGACCCCGAGCAGGTGGCCGCGACGATCCACACGATTGCCGGCGGTATCATGACCGAGCGGGCGACCAGCGACGACCCGCCGGTCGCGGCCGTCCGAGCTGAACTCGACGCCTACGTCGAGGCGCGACTGCTCGCCGAGTAG
- a CDS encoding SDR family oxidoreductase codes for METVLVTGATGTVGSRVVDRLADRDVAVRAATRDPDRQFPDGIETVVFDFEKPETWGTAFEGVDSMFLVRPPAIARVGDSILPAIDAAVRVGVDRIVLLSVLGAEKNPLLPHRKIETHLRDSDVTWTFLRASFFMENLLEVHRREIVERGEIVVPAGDGETSFVAAEDVAAVATAALTESGHARRAYDVTGPDALTYHEVARSLSAALDRPVTYGEPSLVQFARHSRRIGRDWPFLVTMALLYTTARLGLAGRVSDDAERVLDRSPLSLDEWTAGNADAFERATPDPKANNLHGSE; via the coding sequence ATGGAGACGGTACTGGTCACGGGAGCGACGGGCACGGTCGGCTCGCGAGTCGTCGATCGGCTCGCCGATCGCGACGTGGCTGTCAGGGCGGCGACGCGCGACCCAGACAGACAGTTCCCGGACGGCATCGAGACGGTCGTGTTCGATTTCGAGAAACCCGAGACGTGGGGGACGGCCTTCGAGGGCGTCGATTCGATGTTTCTCGTCAGGCCGCCCGCGATCGCCCGGGTCGGCGACTCGATACTGCCGGCGATAGACGCTGCCGTGCGGGTCGGCGTCGACCGTATCGTCCTGCTGTCGGTGCTCGGCGCGGAGAAGAACCCGCTGTTGCCCCACCGAAAGATCGAGACGCACCTCCGGGACAGCGACGTGACCTGGACGTTCCTGCGGGCGTCGTTTTTCATGGAGAACCTACTTGAGGTCCACCGCCGGGAGATCGTCGAGCGGGGCGAAATCGTCGTTCCGGCCGGCGACGGCGAGACAAGTTTCGTCGCCGCCGAGGACGTCGCCGCCGTCGCGACCGCGGCCCTGACCGAGTCCGGACACGCGCGTCGCGCTTACGACGTGACTGGCCCCGATGCGCTGACCTATCACGAAGTGGCCCGGTCGCTCTCGGCGGCTCTCGACCGGCCCGTCACCTACGGGGAGCCGTCGCTGGTTCAGTTCGCCCGCCACTCGCGTCGGATCGGTCGCGACTGGCCGTTTCTGGTGACGATGGCTCTCCTGTATACGACCGCGCGTCTCGGCCTTGCCGGGCGGGTCAGCGACGACGCCGAGCGGGTACTCGATCGATCGCCGCTGTCGCTCGACGAATGGACCGCGGGAAACGCGGACGCGTTCGAACGTGCCACGCCGGATCCGAAAGCTAACAACCTTCACGGGAGTGAGTGA
- a CDS encoding ATP-binding cassette domain-containing protein — MSHETDRAIEMDGVEVVYGDGTRAVDGVSLSVPRGEFFGFLGPNGAGKTTTIKTMATLLRPTSGSIRVNGFDVETDPQQVRETIGYMAQETSVITEMTARENLRFACDAYGVPSGERGDRIEELLELVDLAGVADKRAEGFSGGMKKRLDAAMALVHRPPLVFLDEPTTGLDPKARNRLWEYFEAINDRGTTIFLTTQYLEEADRLCDRLSVILDGEIVAGGSPADLKREVGGEVLDVELDDDSDARERAADLVREDGLFPDDPAVERTDDGISVTSRAARQHGPDLLVALRDAGITVTGFNVRSPTLDDVFLAITGEHVEDESSDAQPSEETPREATAATDGGSR, encoded by the coding sequence ATGAGCCACGAGACGGATCGCGCGATCGAGATGGACGGGGTCGAAGTCGTCTACGGCGACGGGACGAGAGCGGTCGACGGCGTCTCGCTGTCGGTCCCTCGCGGGGAGTTTTTCGGGTTTCTGGGACCCAACGGGGCCGGGAAGACGACGACGATCAAGACGATGGCAACGCTGTTGCGGCCGACGTCGGGATCGATCCGGGTCAACGGGTTCGACGTCGAGACCGATCCACAGCAGGTCCGGGAGACGATCGGGTACATGGCCCAGGAGACGAGCGTCATCACCGAGATGACGGCCCGCGAGAACCTGCGGTTCGCCTGCGACGCCTACGGCGTGCCCAGCGGCGAGCGCGGGGACCGGATCGAAGAGTTGCTCGAGCTGGTCGATCTGGCCGGCGTCGCGGACAAGCGAGCCGAGGGGTTCTCCGGCGGGATGAAGAAACGGCTCGACGCCGCGATGGCGCTGGTCCACCGCCCGCCGCTGGTCTTTCTGGACGAGCCGACGACCGGGCTGGACCCCAAAGCGCGCAACCGGCTGTGGGAGTACTTCGAGGCGATCAACGATCGAGGGACGACGATCTTCCTGACCACGCAGTACCTCGAAGAGGCCGATCGGCTCTGTGACCGACTCTCGGTCATTCTGGACGGCGAGATCGTCGCAGGGGGGTCGCCCGCGGATCTCAAGCGCGAGGTCGGCGGCGAGGTCCTCGATGTCGAACTTGACGACGATTCCGACGCGCGCGAACGCGCCGCCGACCTCGTCCGCGAAGACGGGCTGTTCCCGGACGATCCGGCCGTCGAGCGCACCGACGACGGAATCTCGGTCACCTCGCGGGCGGCCCGCCAGCACGGTCCCGACCTGCTGGTCGCGCTCCGGGACGCGGGGATCACTGTCACCGGGTTCAACGTCCGCTCGCCCACGCTCGATGACGTGTTCCTCGCGATCACCGGCGAGCACGTCGAGGACGAGTCGTCGGACGCCCAGCCCAGCGAGGAGACACCGCGAGAAGCGACCGCGGCGACGGACGGGGGGAGCCGATGA